GCCGGGTCCGGAGCCCACGTCCCCCTCGTGATACTGTTTGTCTACAGACTTACTTGTATTTGATGCCCGGGCAAGGTCCCCGAGCCACGGCGTCACCGATGGACGTGAAAGGCCGGACCCATGCGCATCGAACAGCTGGAGTACCTCACCGCCGTGACGCAGCACGGCTCCCTGCGCCGGGCCAGCGAGAAGCTGCACCTGTCCCAGCCCGCACTCAGCGAGGCGCTCACCAAGCTCGAGCGCGAGCTGCGGGTGACCCTGCTCGACCGGCGCCGCTCGGGTGCCCGGATCAGCCGCGAGGGCCGCGAGCTGCTGCCCTACATGTCGGACGTGCTGACCGCGGTCGAGCGGCTGCGCAACGCGGCCGGCGATCGTCGTACCGACGCCCGGGTGATCCGCGTCGGCACCGTGCACGCCGCCACCTCGACCCTGCTCATCCCGGCGGTCCGCGCGTTCCAGGAGCGCCACCCCGGTACGACGGTCGAGGTGCTCACCCTCCAGCAGGCCCAGATCGACGAGGGGCTCGCCGAGGCCACCCTCGACCTGGGCCTGGTCAACGTCCTCGACGGCGACGACGCACCCGTCGGCCTCGACGGGATCGACCTGCTGCACGGCCGGCCGGTCGCCGTGCTGCCGGCCGGGCACCCGCTCACCGCCCGCCCCCAGGTGAGCATCGACGAGCTGCGCCAGGAGCGGTTCGTGATGATGCGGCCCGGCTACGTGATGCACCGCTACGTGCATCGTGCGTTCGGTCCCGAGGTCCCGCCGGCCGCGCACAGCACCGACGGCGCGGAGATGGGCAAGGCGCTGGTGGCCGAGGGCGTGGGCGTCACCGTGCTGCCGGACTACGCGGTGATCGGCGACCCGCTGCACCGCGTCGGCATGATCGAAGCACGCCCGATCGCCGGCGACCAGACCTTCCTCAC
The genomic region above belongs to Nocardioides sp. QY071 and contains:
- a CDS encoding LysR family transcriptional regulator encodes the protein MRIEQLEYLTAVTQHGSLRRASEKLHLSQPALSEALTKLERELRVTLLDRRRSGARISREGRELLPYMSDVLTAVERLRNAAGDRRTDARVIRVGTVHAATSTLLIPAVRAFQERHPGTTVEVLTLQQAQIDEGLAEATLDLGLVNVLDGDDAPVGLDGIDLLHGRPVAVLPAGHPLTARPQVSIDELRQERFVMMRPGYVMHRYVHRAFGPEVPPAAHSTDGAEMGKALVAEGVGVTVLPDYAVIGDPLHRVGMIEARPIAGDQTFLTLQLRQRKALQQPLPVRELQAALTARAAEYRASGASSSAAS